From the Salinimicrobium tongyeongense genome, one window contains:
- a CDS encoding LytR/AlgR family response regulator transcription factor: MRVAIVDDEVHCVEGMVLHIKSKFPEAEIVFKGTRPQDALLTLPKVKPDLLFLDVEMPGMNGFELLDQLSAENFDVIFTTAYSQYAAQAFKAKAVNYLLKPIDETEFETAVLQWKQEREMKNNLPSEKMNELLDHMKREGILKNKIAVPVTEGFEFIETNEILYCQSQNNYTLLFTVGNRKLVLSKTLKDFEKLLDKYFFIRIHKSFLINPNYMKKYYRNDGGYLVMQDGKSIPVSKSKKDLITNLFDAITKTA; encoded by the coding sequence ATGAGAGTAGCAATTGTAGATGATGAGGTGCATTGTGTAGAGGGCATGGTCCTGCACATAAAGAGCAAGTTTCCTGAAGCTGAGATTGTCTTTAAGGGAACCCGCCCGCAGGATGCCTTACTGACTCTGCCTAAAGTTAAGCCCGACCTCTTATTTCTTGATGTAGAGATGCCGGGAATGAATGGGTTTGAATTGCTCGACCAGCTTTCTGCAGAAAATTTTGATGTCATTTTTACAACTGCCTACAGCCAGTATGCGGCACAGGCTTTTAAGGCCAAGGCTGTTAATTACCTGCTTAAGCCCATTGATGAAACCGAATTTGAAACCGCTGTGCTACAATGGAAGCAGGAAAGGGAAATGAAGAACAACCTTCCTTCTGAAAAGATGAACGAGCTGCTGGATCACATGAAGCGGGAAGGGATCCTGAAGAATAAGATTGCGGTGCCGGTGACCGAAGGTTTTGAATTCATTGAAACCAATGAAATTTTATACTGCCAGAGCCAAAATAATTACACCCTCCTGTTTACTGTAGGTAACCGGAAACTTGTTTTGAGCAAAACTCTCAAGGATTTCGAAAAACTCCTCGATAAGTATTTCTTTATCCGCATTCATAAATCCTTTCTCATCAATCCAAATTACATGAAAAAGTACTATCGCAATGACGGCGGGTACCTTGTGATGCAGGATGGGAAGTCTATACCGGTAAGCAAAAGTAAAAAGGACCTTATCACTAATTTATTTGATGCAATCACCAAAACAGCCTGA
- a CDS encoding zinc-dependent metalloprotease: protein MMKKLPMYGLLLAVGVSCQTQKGVPAPKPDAAAQKKTQDGTKPYKEVITAAAKSDEGLFTTHFVGDKLYFEIPLNMLEKDMLLVSRIAGVPAGFGGGYVNAGSKANEQVVRWSKRGNHIDMKVISFENESDEGTPIYQSVAANNFFPILFSAKIAAYNDDKTSAVIEVSELFTEEVAAINGVSPDLKKRYKIKRLDKSRSYIDQAKAFPENVEVKHVMTYEAEEPPEREQAGTITMLMNQSMILLPEEKMQPRLADHRVGWFTTRKYDYNSDELKSDDYRIINRWKLIPKDIEAYKRGELVEPVEPIVWYLDPATPEKWRPYFKQGIEDWNVAFEAAGFKNAVIAKDPPTKEEDPDFSPEDVRYSVVRYVASTTRNAMGPSVTDPRTGEIIESDIIWYHNHLRSYRNRYMIEAGAQLESARTLNTPEEEIGEMMRMVIAHEVGHALGLPHNMKASSAYATDSLRSPEFTQKYGLTPSIMDYARVNYVAQPEDKGVRYIRMMGPYDLYAINWGYRYIPEASSSEAEKPILSEWILEKAGDPVYEFGNGYGGIDPQSQRESLGDDQVKASEYGLANLKKVVPNLVEWTAKDNADYSELSEVYRELTSMWRGYVSHVVANVGGVYETRKTADQEGTVYTHVPKEKQRAALAFLNEQAFSTPNWLLNQEILARIEPTGAIERVQNLQSRALNDLLDEDRLQRMITNEQVNGRQAYTAVEMINDLRKGIFEELYRAKKVDAYRRSIQRAYVDAAAEYVQNLKKEERDEVAATDVIALMRGDLEQLRRDLRSRRNRTNDQLSVYHWNDLIARIDQALDVDA, encoded by the coding sequence ATGATGAAAAAGTTACCGATGTACGGACTGCTTTTGGCGGTTGGTGTAAGTTGCCAGACGCAAAAAGGAGTACCGGCACCAAAGCCTGATGCTGCGGCACAAAAAAAGACGCAAGATGGCACCAAGCCTTACAAAGAGGTGATCACGGCGGCTGCAAAAAGCGATGAAGGCCTGTTCACCACGCATTTTGTAGGTGATAAGTTATATTTTGAGATTCCGCTTAACATGCTTGAAAAAGATATGCTGCTGGTGAGCCGCATTGCCGGCGTGCCCGCGGGTTTTGGCGGTGGCTACGTCAATGCCGGCTCCAAAGCCAATGAGCAGGTGGTGCGCTGGTCAAAAAGGGGAAACCACATAGACATGAAAGTGATAAGTTTCGAGAACGAGAGTGATGAAGGTACCCCAATATATCAGTCGGTTGCCGCCAATAATTTCTTTCCTATCCTTTTCAGCGCGAAGATCGCGGCTTATAATGACGATAAAACTTCCGCAGTAATTGAGGTGAGCGAACTGTTCACAGAAGAAGTAGCTGCCATAAACGGGGTTTCACCCGATCTTAAGAAGCGTTACAAAATAAAGAGGCTCGATAAATCCAGGTCGTATATAGACCAGGCAAAAGCTTTTCCTGAAAACGTGGAGGTGAAGCACGTGATGACCTATGAAGCCGAGGAGCCGCCCGAAAGGGAGCAGGCAGGAACCATTACCATGCTGATGAACCAGTCTATGATCCTGCTGCCCGAAGAAAAGATGCAGCCGCGCCTGGCCGATCATCGTGTGGGCTGGTTCACTACCCGTAAGTACGACTACAACAGTGACGAGCTCAAGAGTGATGACTACAGGATTATTAACCGCTGGAAACTTATCCCCAAAGATATTGAAGCTTACAAAAGAGGGGAGCTGGTAGAACCGGTAGAGCCTATTGTATGGTACCTTGATCCTGCAACGCCTGAAAAATGGAGGCCTTATTTTAAACAGGGGATCGAAGACTGGAATGTGGCTTTTGAAGCGGCAGGTTTTAAGAATGCAGTGATCGCCAAAGATCCGCCGACAAAAGAAGAAGACCCCGATTTTAGTCCGGAAGATGTGCGGTATTCGGTGGTGCGTTACGTTGCCAGTACCACCAGAAATGCGATGGGGCCAAGTGTGACCGATCCGCGTACCGGGGAGATTATCGAAAGTGACATCATCTGGTACCACAACCACCTGCGTTCATACCGCAACCGTTACATGATCGAGGCCGGTGCCCAGCTGGAATCGGCCAGGACCCTTAATACCCCCGAAGAGGAGATTGGGGAAATGATGCGCATGGTGATTGCGCACGAGGTAGGCCATGCCCTTGGTTTGCCACACAATATGAAGGCGAGTTCGGCTTATGCTACAGATTCGTTGCGTTCTCCTGAATTCACTCAAAAATATGGGCTAACGCCTTCCATCATGGATTATGCCCGGGTGAATTATGTTGCCCAACCCGAAGATAAAGGCGTTCGCTACATCAGGATGATGGGGCCCTATGACCTTTATGCCATCAACTGGGGCTACCGCTATATTCCTGAAGCCAGTTCTTCTGAAGCAGAAAAACCCATTCTAAGCGAGTGGATACTTGAAAAAGCCGGGGATCCTGTTTATGAATTCGGAAATGGTTACGGCGGAATTGATCCGCAGTCGCAAAGGGAAAGTCTGGGCGATGACCAGGTGAAGGCCAGCGAGTACGGACTCGCAAACCTGAAAAAAGTGGTTCCGAATTTAGTGGAATGGACTGCAAAAGATAATGCCGATTATTCCGAATTATCTGAAGTTTACCGGGAGCTTACCAGCATGTGGCGAGGTTACGTTTCTCACGTGGTGGCGAATGTAGGCGGGGTTTACGAAACCCGAAAGACCGCCGATCAGGAAGGAACGGTGTATACCCATGTTCCTAAAGAAAAACAAAGGGCCGCACTGGCCTTTTTGAACGAACAGGCGTTCTCTACACCCAACTGGCTGTTAAACCAGGAAATACTGGCGCGCATTGAACCTACGGGTGCCATTGAACGGGTACAGAACCTGCAAAGCCGTGCGTTGAACGATCTTTTAGATGAAGACCGCCTGCAACGTATGATCACCAATGAACAGGTGAACGGCAGGCAGGCATACACGGCGGTAGAAATGATAAATGACCTTAGAAAAGGCATTTTTGAAGAGCTATACAGAGCTAAGAAAGTTGATGCTTACAGGAGGAGTATTCAGCGGGCTTATGTAGATGCCGCTGCCGAATACGTTCAGAATTTAAAAAAGGAAGAGAGAGATGAGGTGGCTGCCACCGATGTGATCGCCTTGATGCGCGGAGATCTGGAGCAGTTACGCAGGGATCTTCGATCCCGCAGAAACAGGACCAATGATCAATTGAGCGTCTATCACTGGAATGACCTGATCGCAAGGATAGACCAGGCCTTAGATGTGGACGCGTAA
- a CDS encoding amidohydrolase family protein: MIHKPLLALLLLMTTSAIFAQEEEKKDDKKWDVNDPYTSDWNIKEVALNTDEGTWMNLDVSPDGKQIVFDLLGDIYIMPATGGKATALTSGMAYDVQPRFSPDGKSISFTSDAGGGDNIWIMNADGSDAKQLTKESFRLLNNAVWMPDGNAIVARKHFTSGRSLGAGEMWMYHIGAGDAGIQLVEKANEQQDINEPSISPDGRYLYYSQDVYPGGAFQYNKDPNNQIYVINRYDFETGEIDRVTGGPGGAARPQVSPDGKKLAFVKRVRTSSVLYIHDLETGEEWPVNDQLSKDQQEAWAIFGVYPGFGWMPNSQEIIFWSQGKIKKANIENAGVSEIPFEVNNSIKIAETHHVKHEVFSEEFNPKVIRHAVTSPDGKTLVFNAVGYLWKKSLPKGTPERITKAEEFEFEPAFSPDGKSIVYVTWSDNNMGAVRTVGLNGRNAKKLTAEKGIFRNPSFSSDGRMIVFNKEGGNSDLGRTFTKNPGIYLMNASGENLRKINDEGEFAIFNTNNDRILFQTGGYLFGSLTKKLKSVDLNGKDERTHMESKYGGRLVPSPDNKWVAFSNLHKAYVAPLLMTGKPVEIGPDSKTVPVSQLAKDAGINIHWSNDSQNVHWTLGDEYFTNKITERFTFLENSADSIPPITEQGTKIGLKVKTDVPSGQIAFTNARIITMNGDKVIDNGSIVIEANKIVQIGNASEVNVPKNAKVYDVQGKTIMPGMVDAHAHIGAFRYGLTPQQHWPAFANLAYGVTTAHDPSALSETVFGMAELIKSGDMVGPRLYSTGIILYGAEGDFKAEINSLEDARSALRRTKAFGATSVKSYNQPRREQRQQVMQAAKELDMNVVPEGGSTFFHNMNMIVDGHTGIEHNIPIAPVYKDIKTLWGNSSTGYTPTLIVNYGGINGEYYFYDKHNVWENEKLLEFTPRSVIDSRSRHRTKLPEEEYEHGPILVSETAKELSDVGVKVNMGAHGQLQGLGAHWELWLIQMGGMSNMEALKTATINSAEYLGLGDEIGSLEVGKLADLLVLEENPLEDIQNTNSILYTMINGRLYDASTMNEIGNHPKERLNFYWENNNYNPSFGWHEEVHAHGCMAH; this comes from the coding sequence ATGATCCACAAACCCCTACTGGCATTACTCCTGCTAATGACCACCTCTGCCATTTTTGCGCAGGAAGAAGAAAAAAAAGATGACAAAAAATGGGATGTCAACGATCCCTACACCTCCGACTGGAACATTAAAGAAGTTGCCCTCAATACCGATGAAGGTACCTGGATGAACCTCGATGTAAGCCCCGATGGGAAGCAGATCGTTTTTGACCTTTTAGGGGATATTTATATTATGCCCGCTACCGGCGGGAAAGCCACGGCACTTACCAGCGGTATGGCCTATGATGTGCAGCCGCGCTTTAGCCCCGACGGGAAAAGCATCTCCTTTACCAGCGATGCCGGTGGTGGCGATAACATCTGGATCATGAATGCCGATGGCAGCGATGCAAAACAGCTAACCAAAGAGAGCTTCAGGCTGCTCAACAATGCGGTGTGGATGCCCGACGGCAATGCAATTGTCGCCCGTAAGCACTTCACCTCGGGCCGCTCGCTGGGAGCCGGTGAGATGTGGATGTACCACATAGGTGCAGGCGATGCGGGGATTCAGCTGGTAGAAAAAGCCAACGAGCAACAGGATATCAACGAGCCCAGCATCTCGCCCGATGGCCGCTACCTGTACTACAGTCAGGATGTGTATCCGGGAGGGGCTTTTCAGTATAACAAAGACCCGAACAACCAGATCTACGTGATCAACCGCTATGACTTCGAAACAGGCGAGATCGACCGTGTTACCGGCGGACCTGGCGGTGCCGCGAGACCACAGGTGTCACCCGACGGGAAGAAGCTGGCTTTTGTAAAGCGCGTGCGCACCAGCTCGGTGCTTTACATCCACGACCTCGAAACAGGCGAGGAATGGCCGGTTAATGATCAGTTGAGCAAAGATCAGCAGGAAGCCTGGGCCATCTTTGGCGTGTATCCCGGTTTTGGCTGGATGCCAAACAGCCAGGAGATCATTTTCTGGAGCCAGGGAAAGATCAAAAAAGCAAATATTGAAAACGCCGGTGTTTCTGAAATTCCGTTCGAGGTGAACAACAGCATCAAAATCGCAGAGACGCATCACGTGAAGCACGAGGTATTTTCCGAAGAATTTAATCCGAAGGTAATTCGCCACGCCGTCACTTCCCCCGATGGAAAGACGCTTGTCTTCAATGCCGTGGGTTACCTGTGGAAGAAAAGCCTTCCCAAGGGAACTCCCGAAAGGATCACCAAAGCTGAAGAATTTGAATTTGAACCGGCTTTCTCCCCAGATGGCAAGAGCATCGTGTACGTGACCTGGAGCGACAATAATATGGGCGCTGTGAGAACAGTTGGCCTTAACGGAAGGAATGCCAAAAAACTGACTGCCGAAAAAGGCATTTTTCGCAACCCTTCTTTTTCAAGCGACGGCCGCATGATCGTCTTCAACAAGGAAGGTGGAAATTCTGACCTCGGAAGGACTTTTACAAAAAACCCCGGAATTTATTTGATGAACGCCTCCGGAGAAAACCTGAGAAAGATCAATGATGAGGGGGAATTCGCGATATTCAACACCAATAATGACCGCATCCTGTTCCAAACGGGCGGATATTTATTCGGAAGCCTTACCAAGAAGCTGAAAAGTGTTGACCTCAACGGAAAAGACGAGCGCACGCACATGGAATCGAAATACGGCGGGCGGCTCGTACCAAGCCCCGACAATAAATGGGTGGCCTTTAGCAACCTGCACAAAGCATACGTGGCTCCGCTGTTAATGACAGGAAAGCCTGTGGAAATTGGGCCCGATTCCAAGACAGTTCCGGTGAGTCAGCTGGCGAAAGATGCAGGGATCAACATTCACTGGTCTAATGACAGCCAGAATGTACACTGGACGTTGGGAGATGAATATTTCACCAATAAAATTACCGAGCGTTTTACCTTTTTAGAGAACTCGGCAGACTCCATTCCGCCAATTACCGAACAGGGCACAAAGATTGGATTAAAAGTAAAGACCGATGTTCCTTCAGGACAGATCGCTTTCACCAATGCGCGTATCATCACCATGAACGGCGACAAAGTGATCGACAACGGAAGTATCGTGATCGAAGCAAACAAGATCGTGCAGATAGGAAATGCTTCCGAAGTAAATGTGCCGAAAAATGCGAAGGTTTACGATGTGCAGGGCAAAACCATCATGCCCGGAATGGTAGATGCCCATGCCCACATTGGCGCCTTTAGATATGGATTAACGCCGCAGCAGCACTGGCCTGCTTTTGCAAACCTGGCCTATGGGGTTACTACTGCGCATGATCCTTCAGCTTTGAGTGAAACTGTCTTCGGAATGGCCGAACTCATCAAAAGCGGTGACATGGTTGGCCCACGCCTCTACTCCACCGGGATCATTCTCTATGGTGCTGAAGGAGATTTCAAAGCCGAGATCAACAGCCTCGAAGATGCCAGATCTGCTTTGAGAAGAACCAAAGCTTTTGGGGCGACTTCGGTAAAAAGTTACAATCAGCCGCGCCGGGAGCAACGCCAGCAGGTGATGCAGGCCGCCAAAGAACTCGACATGAACGTGGTGCCTGAGGGCGGAAGCACTTTCTTTCACAACATGAACATGATCGTGGACGGGCATACCGGGATTGAACACAACATCCCAATCGCGCCGGTCTATAAAGACATCAAGACACTTTGGGGCAACTCCAGCACCGGCTATACTCCAACGCTCATCGTAAATTACGGCGGGATCAACGGGGAATATTATTTCTATGATAAGCACAATGTTTGGGAGAATGAGAAACTGCTGGAGTTCACTCCGCGTTCAGTGATCGACTCCCGTTCGCGACACCGCACCAAATTACCTGAAGAAGAGTATGAGCACGGACCTATTCTGGTTTCAGAAACAGCAAAAGAACTTTCTGATGTCGGCGTAAAAGTGAACATGGGTGCGCACGGACAGTTACAGGGCCTAGGAGCACACTGGGAGCTATGGCTGATACAAATGGGAGGCATGAGCAACATGGAAGCTTTAAAAACTGCCACTATCAACTCAGCCGAATATCTTGGATTGGGTGACGAGATCGGAAGTCTGGAAGTCGGAAAACTCGCTGACCTGCTGGTACTGGAGGAGAATCCGCTGGAAGATATCCAGAACACCAACAGCATCCTCTACACGATGATAAACGGAAGGCTGTATGATGCCAGCACTATGAACGAAATAGGAAACCATCCGAAGGAAAGACTTAATTTTTACTGGGAGAACAACAACTACAACCCTTCCTTTGGATGGCACGAGGAAGTGCATGCACATGGGTGTATGGCGCATTAA
- a CDS encoding tetratricopeptide repeat protein, whose protein sequence is MQSPKQPDISKHEFSILKLFKNTWEISCSRKFFITFLFLLLQFNFGFSQSGLDSLKTSFENSSNDSLKVVQGLQYLRALHRSEHEEETEYALARKIIENALNTGDSLLYARTLDNLGLLYRYHQHYDQALPLHIKAFNLVEHMDIDPVYKMIFANNAGVAGRYDQRYDTAVSYYMKALKIAEEENDLKNIAIAGNGIGNTLGNIPGRQDEALAYFERSLEAEKQRDNSLGVAMNYLSISDHYINKKEFVTARKYLDELLKINRERNDDYGLAITYEFYGKSYLEEGKDMERAANYFEDALNRFENLGDAHQQAQILGSLGDVHFNQGALAAARNYYERSLNLAKELNQHGLIMQNSYQLAEILERQNQPSAALQYLKQGKAYEDSIKLEEQNVEIAALIRQYDIEKKEDHIQLLEKDKALQQTLLDNQQQKLERRRILMILLGTGLLFILVIFLLQYRNHQMKKKVNARILEEEKAKMKAIYERNLARAEILVTRLRINPHFIFNSLNAITYLIQSQQNAKAMKYLVVFSRYTRMVLETSQKHVVPLSEELQLTQYYLTLEKNRFEKDFTFEIKGDDAPEISKFMIPPLLLQPLIENAIWHGLLPSKKEVKILLLEVIPEGEEVKIIIDDNGVGRTFTEKRSSEKEHKSMGMKILKERVELYNKSYSGHIDFEIIDKKDEAGNPEGTRIVFKLQQKIHSKNPAELLS, encoded by the coding sequence ATGCAATCACCAAAACAGCCTGATATCTCAAAACATGAATTCTCTATACTGAAGCTATTTAAAAATACTTGGGAAATATCCTGCAGCCGTAAGTTTTTCATCACTTTCCTGTTTCTTCTGCTGCAGTTCAATTTCGGATTTTCCCAGTCAGGGCTGGACAGCCTGAAAACTTCTTTTGAGAATTCCTCAAATGATTCCCTTAAAGTAGTCCAGGGCTTACAGTATTTAAGAGCATTGCATAGGAGTGAGCACGAGGAAGAAACCGAATACGCGCTCGCCCGGAAAATAATTGAGAATGCATTAAACACAGGAGATTCACTCCTATACGCCAGAACCCTGGATAATCTCGGGTTGCTTTACAGGTACCATCAGCATTATGACCAGGCTTTGCCCCTGCACATCAAGGCATTTAACCTGGTGGAGCATATGGATATAGATCCCGTTTATAAAATGATCTTTGCAAATAATGCCGGTGTGGCAGGCAGGTACGATCAGAGATATGATACTGCGGTGTCCTATTACATGAAGGCTTTAAAAATAGCCGAAGAGGAGAACGATCTCAAAAATATTGCTATTGCAGGCAACGGGATAGGTAACACTTTGGGGAATATTCCGGGGAGGCAGGATGAAGCTCTGGCCTATTTTGAGCGTTCCCTGGAAGCCGAAAAGCAAAGGGACAACAGCCTGGGAGTCGCTATGAACTATCTTTCCATTAGTGACCATTATATCAATAAAAAAGAATTTGTAACTGCCCGGAAGTACCTGGATGAACTTCTTAAGATCAACCGGGAAAGGAATGATGATTACGGTCTTGCTATCACTTATGAATTCTACGGGAAATCGTATTTGGAGGAGGGGAAAGATATGGAACGCGCTGCCAATTATTTTGAAGATGCCCTAAACAGGTTTGAAAACCTGGGAGATGCCCACCAGCAGGCCCAGATCCTGGGGAGCCTGGGAGATGTGCATTTTAATCAGGGAGCATTGGCAGCAGCCCGTAATTATTATGAGAGATCCTTAAATCTTGCCAAAGAACTTAATCAGCATGGGTTGATCATGCAGAATTCCTATCAACTGGCAGAGATCCTCGAAAGACAAAACCAGCCTTCTGCAGCCCTGCAATATCTTAAGCAGGGGAAGGCTTATGAGGACAGTATAAAGCTTGAGGAACAAAATGTTGAGATCGCGGCCCTTATCCGGCAATATGATATCGAGAAAAAAGAAGATCATATTCAGCTGCTCGAAAAAGACAAGGCCTTGCAGCAAACCCTTTTGGACAATCAGCAACAAAAACTGGAACGGCGCAGGATCCTAATGATCCTTCTTGGTACGGGCCTATTGTTCATCCTGGTGATTTTCCTGTTGCAGTACCGCAACCATCAAATGAAAAAGAAGGTGAATGCCCGCATTTTGGAAGAGGAGAAGGCGAAGATGAAGGCCATTTACGAGCGCAACCTTGCCCGGGCAGAGATCCTCGTCACGCGCCTGCGCATCAATCCTCATTTTATCTTTAACAGTCTCAATGCGATCACTTATCTCATTCAAAGTCAGCAGAACGCCAAGGCTATGAAGTACCTCGTGGTTTTTAGCCGTTATACCAGGATGGTGCTGGAAACTTCGCAAAAACACGTGGTACCCTTGTCTGAAGAACTGCAGCTAACCCAATATTATTTAACCCTCGAAAAGAACCGTTTTGAAAAGGATTTTACTTTTGAGATCAAAGGAGATGATGCTCCCGAAATTTCTAAGTTCATGATCCCGCCTTTACTCCTGCAGCCCCTTATTGAAAATGCCATTTGGCACGGACTCCTGCCCAGTAAAAAAGAAGTGAAGATCTTACTGCTTGAAGTTATTCCTGAAGGGGAGGAGGTTAAGATCATAATTGATGATAACGGGGTAGGAAGGACTTTTACTGAAAAAAGGTCTTCAGAAAAGGAGCATAAAAGCATGGGGATGAAGATCCTGAAGGAGCGGGTAGAGCTTTACAATAAGAGTTATTCGGGGCATATTGATTTTGAAATCATTGATAAGAAGGACGAAGCAGGGAATCCTGAAGGAACCCGGATTGTTTTTAAGTTGCAGCAAAAGATCCACTCCAAAAACCCCGCAGAACTTTTATCCTGA
- a CDS encoding transposase, protein MSAKSGNKFRNGSIRLQHWDYGWDAAYFITICTKDRKHFFGEVQDREMKLSPAGAIANVLWCEILHHAKNVELGELMVMPNHIHGIIILNGNKPPWTMDVNDRPAGSRHALSPQSIPQQFTDGLIDEPSTPESEKTIGQKRFQNQGKNTIFSIVGSYKSAVTKHANRLNLEFGWQSLFFHHIIRDSSSFQNISAYIQNNPRNWKEDNLS, encoded by the coding sequence ATGTCGGCAAAATCGGGGAATAAATTTCGGAATGGATCCATCCGGTTGCAGCATTGGGATTATGGATGGGATGCAGCATATTTTATTACTATTTGTACCAAAGACCGGAAACATTTTTTTGGAGAGGTGCAGGATCGAGAAATGAAATTGTCACCGGCGGGTGCCATCGCCAATGTGCTGTGGTGTGAAATATTACACCATGCAAAAAATGTGGAATTGGGGGAACTTATGGTGATGCCCAATCATATTCACGGAATTATTATTTTGAATGGGAATAAACCACCCTGGACAATGGATGTTAATGACAGGCCTGCGGGCTCAAGGCATGCCTTGAGCCCGCAATCAATACCACAACAATTTACCGATGGATTAATAGATGAACCCAGCACCCCGGAATCTGAAAAAACAATCGGGCAAAAACGGTTTCAAAATCAGGGAAAAAATACCATTTTCTCTATTGTAGGTTCATATAAATCGGCCGTGACCAAACATGCAAACCGGTTAAATTTAGAATTTGGCTGGCAATCACTCTTTTTCCATCATATCATCAGGGATTCCAGTTCTTTTCAGAATATTTCGGCATATATTCAAAATAACCCCCGGAACTGGAAGGAAGATAATTTGAGTTGA
- a CDS encoding DUF4870 domain-containing protein, producing METGNTHAETKKDKTEDITIAVIAYLTIIGLVVAFVMNNEKKDAFAAWHIRQSMGLTVLGIAVFAIGMVPILGWLISFFGSLFLLYLWIMGLINAINGKVKPVPVLGSKFEEWFKNI from the coding sequence ATGGAAACCGGAAATACACATGCTGAAACTAAAAAGGACAAAACAGAAGATATTACAATTGCAGTTATAGCCTACCTCACTATTATTGGCCTTGTTGTAGCCTTTGTAATGAACAATGAAAAAAAAGATGCTTTTGCAGCCTGGCACATTAGGCAATCCATGGGCCTCACCGTTCTTGGAATTGCAGTTTTCGCCATAGGAATGGTCCCCATCCTAGGCTGGTTAATAAGTTTCTTTGGCTCTCTCTTCCTGTTATACCTGTGGATCATGGGCCTTATAAATGCCATTAACGGAAAAGTCAAACCTGTTCCTGTTTTGGGAAGCAAATTTGAAGAATGGTTTAAAAATATTTAA
- a CDS encoding DUF6122 family protein, which translates to MLQTLVHYFLHFIFIGAIAYWYDKTNWKKYWLILLATMLVDLDHLLATPIFQAERCSIGFHILHSEYVVPLYFLGAIFIKHKIIRLVMIGLAFHMITDFIDCLWMLSKCGNCAASEVFRGI; encoded by the coding sequence TTGCTGCAAACACTAGTTCATTACTTCTTACATTTCATCTTCATTGGTGCTATTGCGTACTGGTACGACAAAACGAACTGGAAAAAATACTGGCTCATCCTGCTCGCCACCATGCTGGTAGACCTCGATCATTTGCTCGCCACTCCAATATTTCAGGCTGAGAGATGCAGCATCGGGTTTCACATTTTACATTCCGAATATGTTGTTCCGCTCTACTTTCTTGGTGCCATTTTCATTAAACATAAGATCATACGGCTGGTAATGATTGGCCTGGCCTTTCACATGATCACCGATTTCATCGATTGCCTCTGGATGCTGTCTAAATGCGGAAATTGTGCTGCTTCGGAAGTCTTCCGCGGAATATGA
- a CDS encoding outer membrane protein has protein sequence MKTKLLVITALFFIGSFVTTAQNDTRFGAMLAYGTEIENLGIGVNAEFPVMENLNISPGFTYFFPKDEYGINVNWWEINGNANYYFTDREDFGFYGLAGLNYTHVSIDYDDSPIGGSMEASDGRFGLNLGAGANFDIGSSITPFAEAKYVIIDGSQLVIAAGIKFNI, from the coding sequence ATGAAAACGAAACTACTTGTTATTACCGCCCTGTTTTTTATTGGAAGCTTTGTTACCACAGCCCAGAACGATACCCGTTTTGGTGCCATGCTTGCTTATGGAACCGAGATTGAAAACCTGGGGATTGGGGTGAATGCAGAATTTCCCGTTATGGAGAACCTTAATATTTCTCCCGGATTCACTTATTTTTTTCCGAAGGATGAATACGGGATCAATGTAAACTGGTGGGAAATAAATGGAAATGCGAATTACTATTTTACAGACAGGGAAGATTTTGGATTTTATGGACTCGCCGGCCTCAATTACACCCATGTGAGCATAGATTATGATGATTCGCCTATAGGAGGCTCTATGGAAGCCAGTGACGGCAGGTTTGGCCTCAATCTGGGTGCAGGTGCGAATTTCGATATAGGAAGCAGCATCACTCCTTTTGCTGAAGCTAAATATGTCATTATAGACGGAAGCCAGCTAGTGATCGCAGCCGGTATAAAATTCAATATCTAG